DNA from Macrobrachium rosenbergii isolate ZJJX-2024 chromosome 13, ASM4041242v1, whole genome shotgun sequence:
ATCGATGTATCCACTGTATCAGCACCAGAGTGGCCTTGTTGGAGCAAGTAGGGTGTCTTCTCTCAGGTAAGAGGAACATCCTCTGTATATTTGGCGTGAGCTGTAGACTGAAGTGTTATTATCCACCAACTGTTTTTGGAAGTGCAGTTCTTCTGATGAGAGTGACGTTCTGTGGCAGTATTTGTTGAGCGGTATATAGACTCATCTGCATTAGTACTGGTCTGTGTCAACGTTTGCAAAAAAACATTGTGTCTTCAGCTACACCTTAAACTTGGTGTAATTATAATCTTCAAGTGTGTGTTTcatggtatatttatttgttatgaaaactGTCAAGGTATAATGTGAGACTGAGTGCCATGAGTGTATagattaatattaaggtttagatttttatatcttaggtaggattattatttcttttgtatgtccttccacttctttcctttctatttagcAATAGGTTAGCGTGGTGGGTAATTTTTGGGTCCCTTATTGAgattaagatttggtttcttcactatgagtagtgtttagctttagttataggtgactcttggagtaatttgatggtattttgtactttatcaatttattactttttgtgagccatcagtgtttgtgcatttattgtgtaataaatattgtgaaatttttgcctacgtgtctttctggtttttcctcacacctactgatttgtttttgtcactggatttgatattaaaataaaagaacctgTTACGGCTTCCTCCTAGAGGGAGTACGTAACACCGACCTAGGAGTCAAAGCCAGACTAGCTAATTTCCCGCTGGCTTTAGccgctgctttcctcttcctatctctttctagcttagctaaataagaatttaaagtcttccatttttgttctCCCCAATCCCTGCAATTGTCACACGTCAAATTAATAGAGCAAACTTGTCCTCTACAACTGGAACACAAGGTGTGAGAATCGTAAGTCAATTTTGTCATccaggtattgcagcctttactgcaataccggaAACTAGAGCTACTAGTGTCGGACATACCCTGACTAGTTGAAAAGGTCAAAATTTGAAAGTCAGTatgaaaaaatgctgaaaaagctacaaaaatacttcaccacGGAAGAAAATTACGAATCCAAAAAACTCTAAACTGCTGTAACAACACCAGGTGTTGACGCTACAAGCAATAGAAACAAATTGTCATGTTGGCGATGTTGTTCCTCTTtcgtaccccgaaagtgggcgagGCATAGTCACctgtacaaaacaaaagaatcgctaccgcggaattcagaattctaattGCCGTTTGAGTAGAAaatcttagctaagtaattactgggtaagttacatatataaaaataaatctttaacctTTCTTGAAAAAGTGTCACTGAAATACAAGAAGGTTCACATATCCCACATACCATGCAGAGATGGAAGCTTGTGAAAGTTTGTATGTAAAGCAATACCTGTAATTATCCTACCTGTTTCTTCAATTATCTACTTATAATCTTGTCAAAAATTAGAAGTTTATGTTACGTGAGTTTAACAATTTATTGATATCAAAAGAGAACAGATGACTGTGCAAAAACAGTTCCTCTCAAAACCACTGATTCCAAGGTTTCATTTGCCCTcttgaattaaaaatttaaataaatttttcacaaacaatAGTACAAATACATAGTATGAATGATATGCATACTGTACCtctaaaataagaaatttctATCATATTAATACTTGTAATCTAATACTGCACAACATTACTAAAACCAAATGCATTACaattaatacaaaaacaaatgcaatttAATAACAAGTACAGGCATAAAAGCGAGTCCGTGTACATGGGTCGCACTGTCAACAGTTTTACATACTAAACACAGTAAACTACTGTATTGAGCAAATCCTAGTTTTGCAGtacttatcatgcaaaaatgtttggtcaataaagatttttcatctaaagatgtgtgtgtataatttatgatttttgtgGTGAAATTTCTTGCATCTCAGCATGGATTACATCCAAATATGGGACAGCAGGGACTTTGGTGTTTACCTAACTTTTACTCAGCATATGACAAATTTAGTAGAGGAAAAACTTGCCTTCCAAGTAGaataaaatttcaccaaaatTCCTCCTCATAACATAAAAAAGGAAACCTTATCAAGCCTCTTATACAATATGATACAGTGCTAAAATGCACAAACTACTCACCCAACCGCTTCATATGTCTTTCCCACAGCTAAAGGATCTTTCACAGCATTAGCAATCCCTTGTGCCATGTCTCCCACATATACGGGCTGCTTCCAAACGTCTTTACCTCCCTTGGGCAAAGGCACTAACCTTCCCTGTCGTCTCCACAATCCAACATAATACCTGTGGTATGGAACCACTACTGTTCGGATCtttaaaaattactcaaaatattaatttaaatgatcaaatatcacatttttattcatccccATTTAAAACTATGTTTCTGAACAGAGAAATTTaccaaaaccattaaaaaatgaaaataaaaatgagcaatcTCTCAGACTACCTCAAGAATCTATCCTCCTGCCCATATACATCACTAGGCCGGAAGACTATAGCCTCTGGGAAAGCATCACGCACAGCTTGTTCACCAAGTCCTTTTGTCTTCAAATACTGGGAGCCTCCCTTCAGTATATACCCCTGAAATCATATTATTCTTTTTGGTTAGTTCTCTAGATATagttctcaaaataaaatattactttcatgaGCAGTATCAGTctgcaaaaaaaatgaaactagttACCTCATGCTCAACGTTGGAGTTCAAAGCCGACACATGGATAAACCTCTCTACACCCATTTCCTTGCTAATCCTGGCTAAACGTGCTGCACCCTCTATGTTTACCTGATTTGGAAAGTTTTAATGACATCAGAATTATAATAAACTATTTTGACACCGAGCCATAAGCAATGAGGTTGCCATAATCATActgataatcaattattttaTACGTAACTGATACAGTGCAGTAAAGAATAAagtcaatatactgtaatttctattttatttctgttttccatcaatattcacatttttatataaagatcTAGGCATCTTCACTTACAAAAATCCTGCACAATATCAAACAATTTGAAGATTTATCCTTCAGACTACTACATGAGACCCACTGCATCAAAATGAAATCTTTACCTGAGGGAACTTGAAGTTCATGGTTTCCCAATCTCGTCCAACAAGGTTTATCACTACGCTGGAATGTTTTACTGCTTTTCGAATTGCTTCCTCATCACACAGGTGGTATGGGATGAAAAGTACCTGCCCTAAATCACCAGCCAACTTTAAGGGCAGCACATCATAGTGATCACCACGGTAGGGGATaatcatctataaaaaaaaatgactatgcTGCACAACTCTGTGTAATATtcaacaagaaatgaaacaaaacttttgATATAAAACAGCACtctacagaaaaaattatatacagtacagtattcaagTGCTTACATTTCTGGCAAAATGCTTTGAAAACTATTCACATTTTTATCCATAGAACATAAAAATACTCTCACTTGATGTTTCTTTTCATAACTGAGTCAAGTAGTCATCATTCAGACTTATTTTTAACatgttcttttgtttaatttgggAAGTAGCTCTGAGATATGTATAAGTCTATACAATAGATCAAGCACTTACCTGTGTACCTGTTTTCCCAAGACGGTTGCATATATATCGTCCCATAAACCCAGAAGCACCAAAAATTGTGCATACAATTCCTGAGAAGGATGAACGTCCACCCCTACCCCTTTTCAAAGCGGATACATCAGGCCTTGTGAGAAAACGGACGTCCGATGAATGCCGCTGCTGCTGTATGCCAGCAATGGCCGCTGAACGGGCTCCCAATCCATATCCTGCACAAAACAGATGAAATTCCTTCATACATTACCATATTGTTTCACTAACACAATCTTTTGCCCCcagtaaattttcttatatatgacCATTGGTACATCTAACAAAAAATATAGCTTAGACCTCTAACTATTCCACACCAATCAGACTGTGGAGCTTATTTCAAAATGAACGAGTAGATGGACAAATGAAATGTGGCAAACTAGTTGTTTTCTTGACCCATGCCATTTCACAAGAAACCTTTTGCCTTGTCCATACGTATAtctgtacagtatttacattaccATACGTGAACAGTGTGAGCAGCACCAAAAATGTAGGAAGCACTATGAAAAAACTGTAAAGATTCTTGAAAGAAAACagcatttaatttgtttatagtACCTTAAGCAAATTAatggacacaaaaataaaatatacatagaagACTACACACCTGAATTCATCACTTATATTTTAAGTGTATAACCTCTACACTAATATGGCTTTACTGCAGTCTCTGTATTTAATCAACCGTGAAGGGCCTTCCTATCCTATACAATAATACCTAGATGTGTCTGTAGTTCTTATTTAAACATTCtactcaataaaataaaacatcaagacacaatatatatatatatatatatatatatatatatatatatatatatatatatgtatacacataagtgcaatatatatatatatatatatatatatatatatatatatatatatatatatttgtaagtaattttaattaattatatatatatataatatatatatatatatatatatatatatatatatatatatatatatatatatatttgtaaatttttacccAATTTTGTTACAATAAGTATGCAGTACTGTATTTGCATatcatatttatcaataaaatacttattgtacattataaaaatgtaatctaaataattttatcacaacaATTTATGGTTAACATTGATAgaagttgtatgtatatttgagaaAGTTGGCTTGAGCATAATGGGTAGGTGAAGAACGAGTATCAAAAACCAACTGAAAGTTGAATGACTAGCGAAGGGAGTTTTCAacctacagtaaataaataaagtgaaggaACACCTAGCactaatgtaaaataaaacatgaaacacCGCCTTCTTATTAAGACTTCGAATAACTCGCTAATGTTTGTTTGTGGCAGACTACTTATAGAGTAGAGGGATCCAAGCGTATGCATTCCAGGGTATTtgttttaaggttcttttaacCCTCTGATGTATTTCGACAATGAAAACTCGGACATTTGTTTCCTACCCATTTCAAAACACTGTTCACGAACTAAGTACGTGCAGGCGGAATCAATCCCATATTAACATGGCCACatatgtttaaaatgataaagttaaaGGTATTATATTCCTCCGTATACAAATTCTGCCAGGGTGCATGATtcgtctaataaaaaaaaggcatacaTAACTTATGTCGCAGAAGATGAATTATAATAAATGCGATTACGTAAGattcaaatgacaaaaataataaatatgccaTTTTCTACAACCATTACACTTTCTATGTGTATTCAACTTTTaactctctctatatctcttgTGCGTCACGATATCAATGTTTTGCTGTTATTCAACAGCCACCAACCACCGCCGTCGACTCCTATAGGTGTTGGGAGCCTCTCTAATCAAATGATGCAATACTGTTCTTTGTACACTAATAATTCTGCAGACACGATTTAATGCACAGTTCAAACTGTTACAAGTGAATTGTATGAACTTACATTCAACTAGTCTGCTAAGCTATTCCACGTGTAAAAATACTTTTCGAGAAGCAGCATCTCAATTTAATTTCACCGTGCACACTTCTTTCTACTACAAAGTAAATTACCAAAACTACATAACCATAACCACGAATCAAATACTTCTAGTCTACGTCTACGATATCAATGAAACGATATCCAATTCACCATTATTCAATTTATGCACAGGACTTACATAGAAGCGATaacataaatgcaaaaatttacgtaaattaatCAGATAAGTAAGCACTGTAAATTCTAGGGCGTGAACTCTTGAAAGCATACACCTTGGAAAATTATTTGACGTTAAAAAACAGCATTTCCCTTCCAGTCATATGacaaataagtttttaatatgTAACAATGTTTGAAACCAAGAAAAACTAACATTTCACAAAACGCTGATCAACTCATAATACTAGAGTGGAGCTACCGTCGTCGGTCAccaaggtggaggggaggggaaatcgCTTTACTGCGTTGACGTATCTTCGTTTCTCGAAATAACTCGCGGAttgtggataccctttccttcccaagaccttgacctgttataatcctATTTGGCACATCctggttttgttttccttgtaaacAACGGATTTTTGGGctaactcttcttttagaaacGTTATTAGTATAAATGAAGACATGCGAacataaattacatgaaatataaatattaactatCACCAGGTGACCgactctctccctcctttaaatgtcaattcataattttggactgTTGTGTTTTTGCACATCACTTCCAGTAATTATTAGGcttgtttgtcttcttttaataagtcaatttttcctttcgttttttcttACATTTGACGTATTGGCAAGGTTGTTTAACAATTGCACAAATGTAATTTAAAGAATAATCTCTGTGCATTGAAAACGCGGGCGCGCTCTCTCTgcgtagattttttatttttaaatataagtatttattaattttcattattttatgctatGCTTCGTTTTGGGGAGATATCCTTTGTTCCTTGTGTTGACCTAGAGATCCTTTATTGGGATGGGTAATCCAAGGCTACTGACCCGAAACTATTATTGTTTCTTCCTCGCCATCGCCTTTGGGTAAAGGACGATGTGGCAGAACGTCACattgtcttaatattttcatattgtacttctaacaatattatcataaaactgcCATCAGTTATAATGgatgtgtttcttaaataaaacttttttttaaagattcgaAAATGAGTCTTCAGTAGCCTTATTTGCACAATGAGGAAAGTATATTTCACCCTCCCGAGACCCTCCTTTGACCAAGTATGCTAGGGAGACTATAGTGCTAAGAATTTCCTTTCGCGTATTTGGAATTTAACCTTCTTTTCACGTATTTGGACCTTTTTAAGAATTTAACCTTCCTTTCACGTATTTGGACCTTTTCAAGAATTTAACCTAATTACAAAAGATGAGTTTCCATCTCGGGATTCCTGGCACGGTCAGTGAGTGAAGACGAAGAGGGTTTCCAGTGTCAAAGTCTTCAGGTGCGAAGGTCAAACACACTGATCCGGG
Protein-coding regions in this window:
- the ND-39 gene encoding NADH dehydrogenase [ubiquinone] 1 alpha subcomplex subunit 9, mitochondrial codes for the protein MASLALQKNLISLGYGLGARSAAIAGIQQQRHSSDVRFLTRPDVSALKRGRGGRSSFSGIVCTIFGASGFMGRYICNRLGKTGTQMIIPYRGDHYDVLPLKLAGDLGQVLFIPYHLCDEEAIRKAVKHSSVVINLVGRDWETMNFKFPQVNIEGAARLARISKEMGVERFIHVSALNSNVEHEGYILKGGSQYLKTKGLGEQAVRDAFPEAIVFRPSDVYGQEDRFLRYYVGLWRRQGRLVPLPKGGKDVWKQPVYVGDMAQGIANAVKDPLAVGKTYEAVGPRRYELIELIDWFNRVMRKTPEQGYACYDMKWDPLIKIKAQLTEYLPSWPANYLTRDKIEREAVSDTVTGLPTLEDLGVTLTKMEDRIEWELRPFRARSYYEEEIGEFEPPKPPTYIAAH